One window of Saprospiraceae bacterium genomic DNA carries:
- a CDS encoding DUF1573 domain-containing protein: MKLLSVLSPQALNSLAFSLLPLAFFLLSCHPVKSQISFNNQEEVIKKPLAKIQFDSSTYHFGELIQGQLLKKEIWFTNAGTVDLQIELITACECTTLDWTRLPIAPGARSKISITYNSKDKDGPQIVDVEVIANTEPASTYSKFKLNVKK, from the coding sequence TTGAAATTATTGTCAGTGCTCTCCCCTCAAGCCTTAAACTCTTTAGCCTTTAGCCTTTTGCCTTTAGCCTTCTTCCTACTTTCTTGCCATCCTGTTAAATCACAAATCAGTTTTAACAACCAGGAAGAAGTAATTAAAAAACCGCTTGCAAAAATCCAGTTTGACTCCAGTACCTATCATTTTGGTGAACTGATCCAAGGTCAACTATTAAAGAAAGAAATATGGTTTACCAATGCGGGTACTGTTGATTTACAAATCGAGCTCATCACTGCTTGTGAGTGCACCACCCTAGATTGGACTCGATTGCCGATTGCTCCCGGTGCCCGATCTAAAATTTCAATTACCTACAACAGCAAAGACAAAGACGGTCCGCAGATTGTGGATGTGGAAGTAATCGCCAATACGGAACCTGCGTCGACCTATTCGAAATTTAAGTTGAACGTAAAGAAATAA
- a CDS encoding thioredoxin family protein, giving the protein MAATIYLATGFTYNKDLHSYNALKLMSGLAPPSTYNYFLPAPELNAEIKSKYPSFTKCANNLDCFKNYHEGLAYAKEVHKPMLVDFTGYGCVNCRKTEEHIWVNDKVRRQIMKDYVLVSLYVDDRSPLEQELYSAVRKTPIRNVGNKWADFQIVNFNQNSQPLYVLVSPKEEVLAKPRGYREGIDSYSEFLNCGLDAFRKTEAVGSRN; this is encoded by the coding sequence TTGGCTGCTACCATTTACCTGGCTACGGGATTTACATACAATAAAGACCTGCATTCATACAATGCGTTGAAGTTGATGAGCGGATTGGCCCCACCTTCAACTTATAATTATTTCTTACCGGCACCGGAGTTGAATGCGGAAATTAAAAGCAAATATCCGTCATTTACAAAATGTGCTAATAATCTGGATTGCTTTAAAAATTATCACGAGGGATTGGCCTATGCAAAAGAAGTACACAAACCCATGTTGGTTGACTTTACAGGATACGGTTGTGTCAATTGCAGAAAAACAGAAGAACACATTTGGGTTAATGATAAAGTGCGGCGACAAATCATGAAAGATTATGTGTTGGTGTCGTTGTATGTAGATGATCGTTCGCCACTCGAACAAGAGCTGTATTCAGCAGTGCGAAAAACGCCGATTCGAAATGTTGGAAATAAATGGGCTGATTTTCAAATTGTAAATTTCAATCAAAACAGCCAACCCTTATATGTATTGGTAAGTCCTAAAGAAGAAGTACTTGCAAAACCACGTGGTTATCGGGAAGGCATCGACAGTTATTCAGAATTTTTAAATTGTGGATTGGATGCATTCAGAAAGACAGAAGCGGTTGGAAGCAGGAATTAA